The sequence ATAGCTGGGTCCCCACCATGGATAGCCGAGATAAACACTCAGTCCCCACTGAAAAGGATTTCCGGAATACCAGTAAGAGTTAGTATAATAATTATCGTAATAACCATAATTGGAAACAGGGTGATAAAATCTTCTCATGCGTGTTGCATATTCGTAATCATAATAATCATCTGAATTAAAATCGCTGTCGTAATATTTGTTGGTGATGTAGGTGTTGCCCTTTTCATCCTGTTCCACAGCCGTGCTGTTGGGCTGCCTTTCTTCCTGAGAAGTATATTGATTGGGATCCGAAGTTTTTTGTTCGGGAGGTGCAACAACAGTAGTTGTGTTTTTGTTTTCACTTACCGTTTGTGTTTGCACGGGTTTATCCTTTGCAGATGCATACACATCATCGCTGTAAGTGCTTGCAGTTTGCTGCATGGAAGAACAGCTGCTTAAAAGAGCTGTTGCAACGAAGAGATTGATTAAAGTTTTCATGATTCTTATTTTTTTAGTTTTGCGTCTGATTACAAAGATACTTTATGATTTGGATTTTACAAACATCGTACCACAATTGTTAATTTCTGTTAATAAGCAATAAATGGCTAAAGATTTACCAAAAAGAAGCGAAAACTACTCCGAATGGTACAACCAGATCGTTATTAAAGCTGACCTGGCGGAGCATTCTGCCGTAAGGGGCTGCATGGTCATCAAGCCATACGGGTATGCAATTTGGGAAAAGATGCAGGCAGCACTTGATAAAATGTTCAAGGATACCGGACATGTGAATGCTTACTTTCCGTTGTTTGTTCCTAAAAGTTTTCTTGAAAAGGAAGAAGGCCATGCCGAAGGGTTTGCCAAAGAATGTGCGGTGGTTACGCATTATCGTTTGAAAGCAGACCCGGATCATAAAGGAAAACTGATTGTTGATAAAGACGCAAAACTGGAAGAAGAATTAATTGTGCGTCCCACTTCGGAAGCAATTATCTGGAATACGTATAAAGGATGGATTCAATCCTACAGAGATTTGCCGCTACTGATAAATCAATGGGCGAATATTGTGCGGTGGGAAATGCGCACACGTTTGTTTTTGCGCACTACTGAATTTCTCTGGCAGGAAGGTCACACCGCACATGCCACAAGGGAAGAAGCAATCGTTGAAACAGAAAAAATGCTGGGGGTGTATGCTTTCTTCGCAGAAAATTTTTTAGCGCTTCCGGTTTTGAAAGGAGCGAAAACAGCGAATGAAAGATTCGCGGGCGCGCTGGAAACGTATTGCATTGAAGCGCTCATGCAGGATGGCAAAGCATTGCAGGCAGGCACTTCTCACTTTCTCGGTCAGAATTTTGCAAAAGCATTTGATGTAAAGTTCTCCAGCAAGGAAGGAAAACTAGATTATGTATGGGCAACTTCATGGGGAGTTACCACACGGCTGATTGGCGCGCTTGTGATGGCGCATTCGGATGATGAAGGATTGGTGCTTCCTCCGAAACTTGCACCGATACAAGTGGCTATCATTCCGATTTATAAAACAGAAGAAGAACTGAAAATGATTTCAGAAAAAGTATTGCAGATAAAAAAAGAACTTTTGGCAAAAGGGATTTCAGTGAAGTATGACGACAGCGACAAGCGTTCGCCCGGCTGGAAGTTTGCGGAATATGAATTCAAAGGTGTGCCTGTAAGGATTGCGATTGGTCCGCGCGATATGCAGAACGGAACGGTTGAAGTGGCGCGCAGGGACACACGCGAGAAAATGGTGTTGCAGCAAACCGATCTTGTAAATAAAGTAGAACATTTGCTTGAAAATATTCAGAGCAATCTTTATCAGAAAGCGATTTCGTTCCGCGAGCAGAATACCATCAGCGTGGATACGTATGATGAATTTAAAAAAGCGGTGGAGAAAGGCGGATTCATTCTCGCGCACTGGGACGGCACTTCTGAAACCGAAGAAAAAATAAAAGAAGAAACCAAAGCCACCATCCGCTGCATTCCGCTTAACAATAAACAGGAAAGCGGCAAGTGTATTCTAACGGGAAAGCCATCATCACAAAGAGTGGTGTTTGCGGTGGCGTATTAAAACAGGTTTGGGTTAG comes from Bacteroidota bacterium and encodes:
- a CDS encoding proline--tRNA ligase gives rise to the protein MAKDLPKRSENYSEWYNQIVIKADLAEHSAVRGCMVIKPYGYAIWEKMQAALDKMFKDTGHVNAYFPLFVPKSFLEKEEGHAEGFAKECAVVTHYRLKADPDHKGKLIVDKDAKLEEELIVRPTSEAIIWNTYKGWIQSYRDLPLLINQWANIVRWEMRTRLFLRTTEFLWQEGHTAHATREEAIVETEKMLGVYAFFAENFLALPVLKGAKTANERFAGALETYCIEALMQDGKALQAGTSHFLGQNFAKAFDVKFSSKEGKLDYVWATSWGVTTRLIGALVMAHSDDEGLVLPPKLAPIQVAIIPIYKTEEELKMISEKVLQIKKELLAKGISVKYDDSDKRSPGWKFAEYEFKGVPVRIAIGPRDMQNGTVEVARRDTREKMVLQQTDLVNKVEHLLENIQSNLYQKAISFREQNTISVDTYDEFKKAVEKGGFILAHWDGTSETEEKIKEETKATIRCIPLNNKQESGKCILTGKPSSQRVVFAVAY